One Candida dubliniensis CD36 chromosome 1, complete sequence genomic region harbors:
- a CDS encoding 6,7-dimethyl-8-ribityllumazine synthase, putative (spliced gene;~Similar to S. cerevisiae RIB4) — translation MAVKGLGEVDQKYDGSKLRIGILHARWNKKIIDALVAGAVKRLQEFGVKEENIVIETVPGSFELPYGSKLFVEKQKRLGKPLDAVIPIGVLIKGSTMHFEYICDSTTHQLMKLNFELGIPVIFGVLTCLTDEQAEARAGLIEGKMHNHGEDWGAA, via the exons atggcTGTTAAAGGTTTAGGAGAAGTTGATCAAAAATACGACG GTTCCAAATTAAGAATTGGTATTCTTCATGCCAGAtggaataaaaaaattattgatgcATTGGTGGCAGGAGCTGTCAAGAGATTGCAAGAATTTGGTGTTAAAGAGgaaaatattgttattgaaaCTGTTCCTGGTTCATTCGAATTACCATACGGAtctaaattatttgttgaaaaacaGAAACGGTTAGGTAAACCATTGGATGCTGTTATTCCAATTGGGGTTTTAATCAAAGGATCTACTATGCATTTTGAGTATATTTGTGATTCAACCActcatcaattgatgaaattgaacttTGAATTAGGTATTCCTGTTATTTTTGGTGTCTTGACTTGTTTGACAGATGAACAAGCTGAAGCTAGAGCTGGTTTGATTGAAGGTAAAATGCACAACCATGGTGAAGATTGGggtgctgct
- a CDS encoding 1,3-beta-glucan synthase component, putative (Similar to S. cerevisiae GSL1): MNQNKPQYSAWCPENGALISNEKIHKIFLTLGNKFGFQDDNVSNMYDHFMTILDSRSSRMSCPNALLSLHLDYIGGKNSNYKKWYFSAQWYFEHDWSPKMKKRKPVSSDYQLWLYRFQKYTEEDYVYHVALYLLIWGEANNVRFMPECLCFIFQCALDCNGPNLPKFNYLNRVITPLYEFIRDQLYCKVDNKWKRREIDHACTIGYDDVNQLFWSPDGLYKLILYDGTRLYQLPQAERYNKLENINWSKSLSKTYRERRTWIHVLSNFSRVWIIHVSVFWYFMSFNSPSLYTPNYTPNKSPQVHIRLAIVSIGGIIAVLISLGAAISDFFFVSGSIRNIALLLILTVANSGSIVYNLGLLKWDKYSKNGTVVAAISMCLSVLTFLFLAINPPGSFKTVFSNNFPKLKLRSRLFSISLWIGVFAAKYSESYFFLILSLKDPIQILSTIVLNCDKGHFLCQFQPKITLILFYLTDLILFFLDTYLWYVICNCLFSVGLSFSLGVSIFTPWKNIFSRLPDRILTKIYYGDSTELILVISQIWNSIIISMYREHVLSVEQVCKLIYQRGVDENTIRPPLFFVYEDDNKFYDFIKIEKEWERRITFFAQSLSSPLPEPFPVVSTPTFTVLIPHYSEKILLSLQDLIKEQSFSKLTLLDYLKQLHSKEWDSFVQDSKMIQTIKEMDEDKFVRENMDDLPYYCIGFKDSSPENVLRTRIWAALRCQTLYRTVSGFMNYETALKLLYRTEVIGFEQNEFPEEEPEEFVSRKFNLLIAMQNFQNFTPDMKTDADSLFKAFPNVKVAILESDNDQDYYSTLLDVSQRDDKSQYVKKYRIKLSGNPILGDGKSDNQNSALIFYRGEYIQVIDSNQDNYIEECLKIKSLLNEFEEMNLDVSFGYMTEHPDTSSVAIVGAREFIFSQNIGILGDIAAAKEQTFGTLFARTMGEIGSKLHYGHPDLLNGIFMTTRGGISKAQRGLHLNEDIYAGITATCRGGRIKHSDYYQCGKGRDLGFQSIVNFTKKIGSGMGEQLLSREYYYLGSMLPIDKFLSFYYAHAGFHINNLSIMLSVKAFMFLLMSLGALNNGTVTCTEDNPTPGCHNLVPVLNWIYRFVLSVFVCFFISFLPLIIQEFIEKGLLKAILRILLHIVSLSPFFEVFMCQVYSRALRDNFIFGEAKYIATGRGFAISRVSFATLYSRYASLSICYGGEIFLVILFASVTIWRKSLLWFVITIISLCLAPFIFNPHQFNFVDFFVDYRDYVRWLTRGNSSLKESSWAHYTKIRRARLTGEKFDGGYVSGRNTATFNLLLGEVASPFINLILYLLPYLFLHSSQNLLAFNVNNPLIKLTAVVLAPYLENSAVLFFVWLMSLTLAPLVGIWFKKTPAFFAAFVHFACLILHIFNLELLLFLEDWNMVKLLSALLVIFNCHRVISNFILILVVSRERTENVNQAWWSGKWFRKGLGVHVVSQNLREFIVKTLELNKFTFDFIIGHFLLFSMFPFLFIPYVDSLHTSMLFWLKPSRQFSRPIINRSQRRKRNWRIIKYFILFSGILGIFIALFVVPPIFRDKLSFIKKWVGLQ, translated from the coding sequence atgaatcaaaataaacCTCAGTATTCAGCTTGGTGCCCTGAAAATGGTGCCCTCATATCAAATGAAAAGATTcacaaaatatttttgacCCTAGGCAATAAATTTGGGTTCCAAGATGATAATGTTAGTAACATGTATGACCATTTTATGACCATATTAGATTCACGGTCAAGCAGAATGAGTTGTCCCAATGCATTGCTATCATTACATTTAGATTACATTGGTGGAAAGAATAgtaattataaaaaatggTATTTCTCTGCCCAATGGTACTTTGAACACGATTGGTCAccgaaaatgaaaaaacgCAAACCAGTATCTTCCGATTACCAGCTTTGGTTGTATCGTTTCCAAAAATACACTGAAGAAGATTATGTCTATCATGTTGCActatatttattgatatgGGGTGAGGCCAATAACGTCAGGTTTATGCCAGAGTGCTTGTgcttcatttttcaatgtgCGTTGGACTGCAATGGTCCCAATCTTcccaaattcaattatctCAACCGAGTAATAACACCCCTATACGAGTTTATACGAGACCAATTATATTGTAAAGTAGACAACAAGTGGAAACGACGGGAAATTGACCATGCTTGTACCATCGGATATGATGACGTTAACCAGTTATTTTGGAGTCCAGATGgattatataaattgattctttatGACGGAACCAGACTATATCAATTGCCACAAGCTGAAAGATACAACAAATTAGAAAACATCAACTGGTCAAAATCCTTATCTAAAACCTATCGAGAAAGACGAACATGGATACATGTTTTGAGTAACTTCAGCCGTGTGTGGATAATTCACGTATCTGTGTTTTGGTACTTTATGTCTTTCAACTCCCCTTCTTTGTACACGCCAAACTATACGCCCAATAAGTCGCCGCAAGTGCACATTCGACTAGCTATAGTATCCATAGGTGGAATCATTGCCGTCTTGATATCGTTGGGGGCAGCAATATctgattttttctttgtatCGGGTAGTATCCGAAACATTGCCTTGCTATTGATATTAACAGTTGCAAACTCTGGATCTATAGTGTACAACCTAGGGCTTTTGAAATGGGACAAATACTCCAAAAATGGAACTGTAGTTGCGGCTATTCTGATGTGCTTATCGGTTCTCACGTTTTTGTTCTTAGCCATCAATCCACCAGGTAGTTTCAAAACTGTCTTTTCCAACAATTTCCCAAAATTAAAGTTGAGGAGCAGATTGTtctcaatatcattatggATTGGTGTATTTGCAGCCAAGTATTCAGAGTcatattttttcttaataTTGTCTTTGAAAGATCCTATTCAAATTCTCTCTACCATTGTACTAAATTGTGACAAAGGCCATTTTCTATGCCAGTTTCAACCAAAAATTACcttgatattgttttatcTCACCGACTTgatattattctttttggaTACTTATTTGTGGTATGTGATttgtaattgtttattttcagTAGGACTATCCTTTTCATTAGGTGTGTCTATTTTCACTCCATGGAAAAATATCTTTTCTCGATTACCAGATCGAATTTTAACCAAAATATACTATGGTGATTCCACCGAGTTGATATTAGTCATATCACAAATATGGAACAGTATTATCATTTCCATGTACAGGGAGCATGTACTATCGGTTGAACAAGTCTGCaagttgatttatcaacGAGGAGTAGATGAAAACACCATACGACCACCactattttttgtttatgaaGATGATAACAAGTTTTAtgatttcattaaaatCGAAAAAGAATGGGAAAGAAGAATCACGTTTTTTGCTCAATCGTTATCAAGCCCACTACCAGAGCCCTTTCCAGTAGTCTCAACACCAACGTTTACCGTTTTGATCCCACATTACTCAGagaaaatattgttgaGTTTACAAGATCTAATCAAGGAACAGAGCTTTTCAAAACTAACATTGCTAGATTACTTGAAACAGCTTCATTCAAAAGAATGGGATTCATTTGTTCAAGATAGTAAGATGATCCAAACCATAAAGGAAATGGACGAAGACAAGTTTGTACGTGAAAATATGGATGATTTACCATACTACTGTATCGGGTTCAAAGATTCTTCACCAGAGAATGTTTTACGAACAAGAATTTGGGCAGCATTAAGATGTCAGACATTATATCGTACGGTTTCAGGGTTTATGAATTACGAGACTGCTTTAAAGTTGCTTTATCGAACAGAAGTAATTGGTTTTGAGCAAAACGAGTTTCCAGAAGAAGAGCCAGAAGAATTTGTAAGcagaaaattcaatttactAATTGCTATGCAGAACTTTCAGAATTTTACTCCAGATATGAAGACCGATGCTGATTCTCTATTTAAGGCCTTCCCCAACGTCAAGGTTGCTATTTTAGAATCTGATAACGATCAAGATTACTATTCGACATTATTGGATGTTTCACAACGAGATGATAAGAGTCAGTACGTTAAAAAATACCGGATCAAATTATCAGGTAATCCAATATTAGGGGATGGTAAATCTGATAATCAAAATAGTGCATTGATATTTTATCGTGGCGAATATATCCAAGTCATAGACTCCAACCAAGATAATTATATCGAGGAATGtctcaaaatcaaatctttgttaaatgaatttgagGAGATGAACCTAGATGTGAGTTTTGGATACATGACAGAGCATCCAGACACTAGTTCTGTGGCAATCGTGGGGGCAAGAGAATTCATATTTTCTCAAAACATAGGAATTTTAGGAGACATCGCTGCTGCAAAAGAACAGACTTTTGGAACATTATTTGCAAGAACAATGGGTGAAATTGGATCTAAACTTCATTATGGTCATCCCGATTTGCTCAATGGAATATTTATGACAACGAGAGGCGGAATTTCAAAAGCCCAACGAGGCTTACATTTGAATGAAGACATTTACGCGGGGATCACTGCCACTTGTCGTGGCGGAAGAATCAAACACTCagattattatcaatgtGGCAAGGGAAGAGACCTTGGGTTTCAGTCGATTGTGAATTTTACCAAGAAAATTGGATCTGGAATGGGCGAACAACTTTTGTCAAGAGAATATTACTATTTGGGGAGCATGCTACCAATTGACAAATTCTTGTCTTTTTATTATGCCCATGCTGGATTccatatcaacaatttgtcTATAATGTTGTCGGTAAAAGCTTTtatgtttttgttgatgagcCTTGGTGCATTAAACAATGGCACAGTAACATGCACGGAAGATAACCCAACCCCTGGCTGCCATAATTTAGTCCCTGTTCTAAACTGGATTTACCGTTTTGTGCTTTCagtgtttgtttgtttttttatttcgTTTTTGCCTTTGATAATTCAAGAGTTTATTGAAAAGGGGCTACTTAAAGCAATTTTGCGAATCTTACTACACATTGTTTCTCTATCACCGTTTTTCGAAGTTTTTATGTGTCAAGTGTATTCAAGAGCATTAAGGgacaattttatttttggtgaAGCAAAATATATTGCTACTGGACGAGGGTTTGCTATCTCCAGAGTATCATTTGCTACGTTGTATTCGCGATACGCCAGTTTATCAATATGCTACGGTGGTGAAATATTCTTGGTGATTTTGTTTGCATCAGTTACTATCTGGAGAAAATCTTTACTATGGTTTGTAATCACCATTATATCCTTATGTTTGGCACCGTTCATTTTCAATCCtcatcaatttaattttgttgatttctttGTGGACTATAGGGATTATGTCAGATGGTTGACGAGGGGAAACTCCTCCCTCAAGGAACTGTCGTGGGCCCACTATACCAAAATCAGAAGAGCTCGGTTAACTGGAGAAAAGTTTGATGGTGGGTATGTTCTGGGCAGAAATACTGCCACattcaatttgttattgGGGGAGGTAGCCTCACCgtttatcaatttgatattgtatTTATTACCCTATTTGTTTCTTCATTCAAGTCAGAATCTACTTGCATTCAATGTGAATAATCCACTTATAAAGTTGACAGCAGTTGTATTAGCACCCTATCTTGAGAATTCAGCGGTCCTTTTCTTTGTATGGCTAATGTCCTTGACACTTGCGCCATTGGTTGGAATTTGGTTTAAGAAAACACCAGCATTCTTTGCGGCTTTTGTACATTTTGCTTGTTTGATATTACACATTTTCAACCTCGaactattgttatttttagAAGATTGGAATATGGTTAAGCTCTTATCTGCTTTGTTAGTTATATTCAATTGCCATAGAGTCATCTCCAATTTTATCTTGATTTTGGTTGTATCAAGAGAACGGACAGAAAATGTCAACCAAGCCTGGTGGTCTGGTAAATGGTTTAGAAAGGGGTTAGGTGTTCATGTTGTTTCGCAGAACTTGCGTGAATTCATTGTCAAAACTTTGGAGTTGAACAAGTTTacttttgatttcattatcGGTCATTTTTTACTATTTTCTATGTTCCCGTTTTTGTTCATTCCGTATGTGGATTCTTTACACACAAGTATGCTATTTTGGTTAAAACCAAGTCGCCAATTTTCTCGACCAATTATCAATCGATCTCAGCGAAGGAAACGGAATTGGCGTATCATAAAATACTTTATTCTTTTCCTGGGGATCTTGGGAATTTTTATTGCACTATTTGTGGTACCACCGATATTTCGTGATAAGTTGtcatttatcaaaaaatgGGTTGGTcttcaataa
- a CDS encoding cytochrome oxidase assembly factor, putative (perhaps to be trimmed to next Met;~Similar to S. cerevisiae PET112), with protein sequence MFLNAEFFFFFFQISISYIRLSQVSMFVRRLHKFSYNPNYKFKCGLEIHTQLKTKYKLFSLSPTSYNEPPNTKLSYFDVGLPGTQPLLNPEALLLALKASVALNCEIQSHSSFDRKHYFYADQPLGYQITQHYYPLAKNGYVQLNKFDDVPDKVITLEQVQLEQDTGKTVNYDDRINVDLNRANTPLIEVVTKPDFENIDQVQAFVRKYQLLVRHLDICTGDLETGAIRVDANISVNDNPRVEIKNLGSSGEIVDALKYEYNRQVTLLQNNETIVQETRGWNGTGTESLRKKENAVDYRYVPDSELPVIRLDSHIQEQLENTLDELPDSVLDRLTKEPYNLQLAHARNLLFQPEVLNYYENIFGRIRDANKWFFHELLAAFAKSDVQFQVDIVSTNMLVDIVSAVEKNEISLTGARIILKHIIRNKSFSTLPHLIKELDIGKPEASAELDDTINEICQQIINTNADVVEKIARGHANALQVLIGQAMKATKGKVHAKEFRSKFMELLNQ encoded by the coding sequence ATGTTCTTAAATgcagaattttttttttttttttttcagatCTCCATTCTGTACATTAGACTAAGTCAAGTATCAATGTTTGTTCGAAGACTACATAAGTTCAGCTACAACCCCAACTACAAGTTCAAATGTGGCCTTGAAATTCACACtcaattaaaaacaaaatacaaGTTATTTTCATTGTCTCCAACAAGTTATAATGAACCCCCAAACACAAAACTAAGTTATTTTGATGTAGGACTACCAGGGACACAACCATTATTGAATCCTGAAGCATTGCTATTGGCATTGAAAGCATCCGTTGCATTAAATTGTGAGATACAACTGCACTCATCATTTGATAGAAAGCATTATTTTTATGCTGATCAACCTTTGGGATACCAAATAACGCAACACTATTACCCTTTGGCAAAAAATGGATACGTCCAATTAAACAAGTTTGATGATGTACCTGATAAGGTAATCACATTAGAGCAAGTACAACTAGAACAGGATACAGGAAAAACAGTGAATTATGACGACAGAATAAATGTCGATTTAAATAGAGCAAACACGCCTTTGATTGAAGTTGTAACGAAACCCgattttgaaaacataGATCAGGTGCAGGCTTTTGTTAGAAAGTATCAATTGCTAGTGAGGCATTTGGATATATGTACTGGTGATCTAGAGACAGGTGCAATCAGGGTTGATGCCAATATAAGTGTCAACGACAACCCGAGAGTAGAGATCAAAAACTTGGGTAGTTCCGGTGAAATTGTGGATGCATTGAAATATGAATACAATAGACAAGTGACTTTACtacaaaataatgaaacaatAGTACAAGAAACCAGAGGCTGGAATGGAACTGGAACTGAATCACTCagaaaaaaggaaaacGCTGTGGATTATAGATACGTTCCAGATTCAGAGTTACCCGTAATTCGACTTGACAGTCATATACAAgaacaattggaaaataCACTTGACGAATTGCCTGATTCTGTTCTTGATAGGCTAACAAAAGAACCTTATAATTTGCAGCTAGCTCATGCAAGAAACTTGTTGTTTCAACCAGAagtattaaattattatgagAACATTTTTGGAAGAATAAGAGATGCAAACAAATGGTTTTTTCATGAGCTTTTAGCTGCTTTTGCAAAGAGTGATgttcaatttcaagttgACATTGTCCTGACAAATATGCTTGTTGATATTGTCCTGGCTGTagaaaagaatgaaatttcGTTAACTGGAGCAAGAATTATCCTAAAGCACATAATACGGAATAAATCATTCAGTACTTTACCACATCTTATTAAAGAACTTGATATTGGCAAGCCAGAAGCTTCTGCTGAGTTAGATGATACAATAAACGAAATTTGCCAgcaaattatcaatacaAATGCTGATGTTGTCGAGAAAATTGCCCGTGGCCATGCTAATGCTCTACAAGTTCTAATTGGTCAGGCCATGAAGGCCACGAAAGGTAAAGTACACGCAAAAGAATTTAGATCAAAATTTATGGAGCTACTTAACCAATGA
- a CDS encoding 40S ribosomal protein S27 — protein MVLVQDLLHPNPITENEKNKLKKLVQEPNSFFLDIKCPSCFNIKTIFSHAQTAITCDKCSTLLSSPTGGKAKLVDGSSFRRK, from the coding sequence ATGGTTTTAGTTCAAGATTTATTACATCCAAATCCAATTactgaaaatgaaaagaataaattaaagaaattggttCAAGAaccaaattcatttttccTCGATATTAAATGTCCTAGTTGTTTCAATATAAAAACTATTTTCAGTCATGCTCAAACAGCGATCACTTGTGATAAATGCTCTACTTTATTATCAAGTCCCACTGGTGGTAAGGCTAAATTAGTTGATGGTTCCTCATTTAGAAGAAAGTAG
- a CDS encoding mitochondrial 37S ribosomal protein RSM22 (Similar to C. albicans RSM22), which produces MYKRTLILRHSNLPFRCMNIIRNYSNSQPSDNKYKEYDFIVEENRSPQDIVKNYLSPEQIEGHIESEGVLPAQEMSPFRNPDGTFIKGKNSAEARLDDRTLEGKIDHSITNLPNRIAKAIQNNIIKLSIPARLRTRVAHIYQNLQKNQIQQAPSTALDCNAHIAALFLQDYSHAKQVLSELQRRVGKDKFKPQRILDIGYGPATGIVALNEIMGSKWVPEEKEAYIVGRKNNEMKKRAKIILSRQLNENYSGKEVNLDEHVAQEEWQVEDEEEEEENDSEENDYVGHIDVKRLHIRTKLRDTLPVTKKYDLIIIHSSLLSKEFNFPKDVDDNIHMVLPLLAPGGHLVLIERGNSVGFETIARARQIMIRPESFPQELGKIPRPYIKGSKGKPQKMRMKKEDQFITQEDIEYEKELLAKLDYQEALEKAREMGEDFEKELNEKFGSVSEEELKFDNEDSEQLEVFDVNTPHEEMYDKVDYHLSVIAPCPHHRKCPLQLGDPKYYKIPDHRHRLNFCSFSKIVSRPPYILELKKGKKLAIRWDKSAEDGIGTISRNAVKRLAGSGRPGGRDTEVGSYSYLIVERSANDSETIKKIEDLRSYSDNVIDENDITNWPRIIATPNKLKRNVKLTVCSTEGNIETWQVPKSLGKQTYHDARKSQLGDSWALGRKTRTIKNQIPDTVKEKLDILYKTSKKTFKKEQQRKLWKKKVGSSAEEFEDGFYATEVMASQLEHSKKYKHQGRQAQFEEDPSKFDGN; this is translated from the coding sequence ATGTACAAACGTACCCTAATACTAAGGCATTCCAATCTACCATTTCGATGTAtgaatattattagaaacTATAGTAACTCACAACCATCAGATAATAAGTACAAGGAATATGATTTTATAGTAGAAGAAAACAGATCACCACAAGATATTGTGAAAAATTATCTATCACCAGAACAAATTGAAGGGCACATTGAATCAGAAGGAGTATTACCAGCACAAGAAATGTCTCCATTTAGAAACCCTGATGGAACTTTTATTAAGGGGAAAAATTCTGCTGAGGCAAGATTAGATGATCGTACATTAGAAGGCAAAATAGATCATTCAATCACAAACTTACCCAATCGTATAGCCAAGGCaatacaaaataatataatcaaattatccATCCCTGCTAGATTACGTACTCGAGTGGCCCACATATAtcaaaatttacaaaagaatcaaattcaacaagCTCCATCGACAGCTTTGGATTGTAATGCTCATATTGCAGCATTATTTTTGCAAGATTATAGTCATGCAAAACAAGTATTATCGGAATTACAAAGGCGAGTTGGAAAAGATAAGTTCAAACCTCAAAGAATATTAGATATTGGATATGGTCCAGCTACTGGTATTGTGGCGTTAAATGAAATCATGGGGAGTAAATGGGTGCCTGAAGAAAAGGAAGCATATATTGTTGGtagaaaaaataatgaaatgaagaaaagggcaaaaattatattatcaaggcaattaaatgaaaactATTCCGGCAAGGAAGTGAATCTTGACGAGCATGTGGCACAGGAAGAATGGCAGgtagaagatgaagaagaagaagaagaaaatgacTCGGAAGAAAATGATTATGTGGGTCATATTGATGTTAAGAGACTCCATATTCGTACAAAATTAAGAGACACATTACCAGTAACTAAGAAATATGATTTGATTATCATTCATTCTTCATTGTTatcaaaagaatttaattttccaaaagatgttgatgataacATTCATATGGTGTTACCTTTATTGGCTCCAGGTGGACATTTAGTGTTAATCGAACGTGGTAATTCTGTTGGGTTTGAAACTATTGCCCGTGCTAGACAGATTATGATTAGACCGGAATCATTCCCACAAGAATTAGGTAAAATTCCTAGACCATATATTAAGGGATCCAAAGGTAAACCACAGAAAATgagaatgaaaaaagaagatcAATTTATTACCCAAGAAGACattgaatatgaaaaaGAGTTATTAGCTAAATTAGATTATCAAGAAGCATTAGAAAAAGCTCGTGAAATGGgtgaagattttgaaaaagaattgaatgaaaaatttggtaGTGTATCTGAAGAAGAGTTGAAATTTGACAATGAAGATTCTGAACAACTTGAAGTATTTGATGTAAACACTCCACATGAGGAAATGTATGATAAAGTGGATTATCATTTATCAGTGATTGCACCATGTCCACATCATCGTAAATGCCCATTACAACTTGGTGATCctaaatattataaaattcCTGATCATAGACATCGattgaatttttgttcATTTTCCAAGATTGTTTCTCGTCCACCATATATTTTAGAATTGAAGAAGGGGAAAAAATTGGCCATTCGTTGGGATAAATCGGCTGAAGATGGTATTGGTACCATTTCTAGAAATGCTGTAAAACGTTTGGCTGGAAGTGGTAGACCTGGAGGTCGTGATACCGAAGTTGGGTCATATTcttatttgattgttgaaAGAAGTGCTAATGATCTGGAAAcgattaaaaaaattgaagatcTCAGATCATATAGTGATAATGTAATcgatgaaaatgatatcACTAATTGGCCACGTATTATTGCCACACCAAACAAGTTGAAAAGAAATGTTAAATTGACTGTTTGTTCGACTGAAGGTAACATTGAAACTTGGCAAGTACCAAAATCATTGGGGAAACAAACATATCATGATGCTAGAAAAAGTCAATTAGGCGATTCTTGGGCTTTGGGTAGAAAAACAAGAACTattaaaaatcaaattccaGACACCgtgaaagaaaaattggataTATTATACAAAACTTCTAAAAAGACATTCAAAAAGGAACAACAGAGGAAACtttggaagaagaaagttGGTAGTAGTGCTGAAGAGTTTGAAGATGGCTTTTATGCAACTGAGGTTATGGCCTCTCAATTGGAGCATTCTAAGAAATATAAGCACCAAGGTAGACAAGCACAATTCGAAGAGGATCCAAGTAAATTTGATGGTAATTAG
- a CDS encoding protein transport protein sec61 alpha subunit, putative (spliced gene;~alternative shorter form, but only in silico complement(302899..304179) which is then CaSSH1;~Similar to S. cerevisiae SEC61), protein MSGFRLLDLVKFFLPILPEIEYPFEKIPFDEKIVFTVGSAIIFLFGQLPIYGLIPNGQFYLLDPFSNFRSIFAMNKGTLLELGLLPIITSAFIWQLGAGLKLINVNFKLRIDRELFQTGQKLTSFIFSIVFAIGLIYSGYYDNAIRGYNPLEDGIPYGPYSLILLQITAWSWIVTLMVEIFDKGYSFGSGILCFLAIQSSTNFIANLLGLENFPILNSNKFESYGALMNLIKNFSIFNPKQTVYQIWHSFFRIQLPNLTQFYISLASILIVVALQNFRIELPIRSTKVRGMNNVFPIRLLYTGGLPVLFAYSVVANIQVIGYLIHSILSKLGTSPIVISIIGNYVYNPISNELYLNSGILNYFASSSSIVQSIISQIKTTVYSATIIILAVWFANKWSYISGSSPKDISKQFKDQGISLAGKRDISITKELSRVIPVASVSGAFILSVVALIGEFFGGLGYGVASIIGVTSSFAVLEEFMTEYQQNGGGQFSNALASFQ, encoded by the exons aTGAGTGGAT TTCGTCTTCTTGATTTGGTCAAGTTCTTCTTACCAATCTTACCAGAGATTGAATACccatttgaaaaaataccATTTGAcgaaaaaattgttttcacTGTGGGTTCAgctattatttttttatttggtcAATTACCAATTTATGGATTAATACCTAATGgtcaattttatttattagatccattttctaattttagATCAATTTTTGCCATGAATAAAGGTACTTTATTAGAATTAGGATTATTACCAATCATTACTTCAGCATTTATTTGGCAACTTGGTGCCggattaaaattaattaatgttaattttaaattaagAATTGATCGTGAATTGTTTCAAACTGGTCAAAAATTAActagttttattttcagTATTGTTTTCGCTATTGGATTGATTTATTCAGGATATTATGATAATGCCATTAGAGGTTATAATCCTTTAGAAGATGGTATTCCTTATGGACCTTattctttgattttattacaAATTACTGCATGGTCATGGATTGTCACTTTAATGGTAGAAATCTTTGATAAAGGTTATAGTTTTGGATCAGGGATTTTATGCTTCCTTGCTATACAATCTTCAACTAATTTTATTGCCAATTTATTAGGATTAGAAAATTTCCCAATTCttaattctaataaatttgaaagttATGGTGCcttgatgaatttaattaaaaatttttcaatttttaacCCTAAACAAAcagtttatcaaatttggCATTCATTTTTTAGAATCCAATTACCTAATTTAACtcaattttatatttcaTTGGCATctattttaattgttgttgcattACAAAATTTCCGTATTGAATTGCCAATTAGATCTACAAAAGTTAGAGGTATGAATAACGTTTTCCCAATTAGATTATTATACACTGGTGGATTACCGGTATTGTTTGCCTATAGCGTAGTTGCCAATATCCAAGTTATTGgttatttgattcattcaatattatcCAAACTTGGTACTTCACCAATTGTTATTTCTATAATTGGAAATTATGTTTATaatccaatttcaaatgaattataCTTGAATTCAGGTATCTTGAATTATTTTGCAAgttcatcttcaattgttcaatcCATTATTTCACAAATTAAAACTACAGTTTATTCCGCCACTATAATTATTTTGGCAGTTTGGTTTGCCAATAAATGGAGTTACATTTCAGGTAGTTCACCAAAAGATATTTCCAAACAATTTAAAGACCAAGGTATTTCTCTCGCTGGTAAAAGAGACATTTCTATCACCAAAGAATTATCAAGAGTCATTCCCGTTGCTTCAGTCAGTGGTGCTTTTATCTTGAGTGTCGTTGCCTTGATTGGTGAATTCTTTGGTGGGTTAGGTTATGGTGTTGCCAGTATTATTGGTGTAACATCATCTTTTGCTGTTTTGGAAGAATTCATGACTgaatatcaacaaaatggTGGTGGACAATTTAGCAATGCCCTTGCTTCCTTCCAATAA